One genomic segment of Trichococcus shcherbakoviae includes these proteins:
- a CDS encoding MurR/RpiR family transcriptional regulator, whose amino-acid sequence MVDIAKLFQGKELSESDQQLLAYIINNMDTVLQMGVRQIAKENYTSPASVIRLSKKLGYTGFIDLYYHLLPLVNAETVPAGTSEDEFFQLDHALVLQHNSIEDMDEFIEKVLCLNGKFIFIYAAGFSAIAAEYLYKKLLLLGKQVILATTLDSIGVLENNLKNIGAFVAISKSGETQSVIEKVLKAKNADIFTVAFTKETPNRLGECSNLNFKVTDQHKLDDRNLLPNTFFPFTLLLVEYLLSRYLKEINEVEEPTEEKA is encoded by the coding sequence GTGGTAGATATTGCGAAGTTATTTCAAGGTAAGGAATTAAGTGAATCAGATCAGCAACTGTTGGCCTACATCATCAATAATATGGATACCGTTTTACAAATGGGCGTCCGTCAGATTGCCAAAGAAAATTACACCTCACCAGCAAGTGTCATCCGCTTGTCAAAAAAGCTAGGCTATACGGGCTTCATCGATCTTTATTATCACTTGTTGCCGCTTGTTAATGCCGAAACAGTGCCTGCAGGAACTTCGGAAGATGAATTTTTCCAACTGGATCATGCGCTCGTACTGCAACATAATTCAATAGAGGATATGGACGAGTTCATCGAGAAAGTATTGTGTTTGAACGGAAAATTTATTTTCATCTACGCTGCCGGTTTTTCGGCGATTGCAGCGGAATATCTCTACAAAAAACTGTTACTGTTGGGGAAACAGGTCATTCTTGCCACCACATTGGATTCTATTGGTGTGTTAGAGAATAATCTGAAGAATATTGGGGCTTTTGTAGCCATTTCCAAATCGGGGGAAACGCAAAGCGTCATCGAAAAGGTGCTGAAAGCGAAAAATGCAGACATTTTTACAGTAGCATTCACCAAGGAAACACCTAATCGGCTAGGTGAATGCAGTAATCTGAATTTTAAGGTTACCGATCAACACAAACTTGATGACAGGAATCTGCTGCCCAATACTTTCTTTCCCTTTACATTGCTGCTTGTGGAGTATCTATTGAGCCGTTACCTGAAAGAAATCAATGAAGTTGAAGAGCCAACAGAAGAAAAAGCATAA
- a CDS encoding sucrose-specific PTS transporter subunit IIBC: MDYKKIAEELLMDIGGKDNVQAATHCATRLRLVLKDESKVDQAGLDARDEVKGTFSTAGQYQIILGSGTVNEVYKEFIKMAGIDAMSKEEVKTAGSQKLNPIQQGVKMLSDIFVPIIPAIVACGLMMGLNNVFTAPDLFVTGKSLIEAYPAIEGFAAMINTFSNAAYVFLPVLIGFSATQKFGGNPYLGAVLGMLMVHPDLVNAYAYPSVLAAGEVPFWNIFGFEIAKVGYQGTVLPILFASYILAKIETFLHKRVHTSLDNLVTPLFAIISTGFLTFTLVGPLTRTLGDVMTNSLVWLYDTTGAIGGAIIGFFYAPLVVTGMHHSFIAVETQLLADIAKTGGTFIFPIAAMSNVAQGAAALAMFFIIKEQKAKSLASASAISAYLGITEPAMFGINLKYRYPFYAAMIGSGVSSAFISFFKVKAIAMGAAGLPGVISIKQEDLWIYVLGMLIATLTTVSMTYVLSKRDWTKDEAKKRNEEQVPSTLNKETL; this comes from the coding sequence ATGGATTACAAAAAGATTGCAGAAGAATTGTTGATGGACATCGGTGGAAAAGACAACGTACAGGCGGCGACGCACTGCGCAACACGTTTACGCTTGGTTTTGAAAGATGAAAGCAAGGTCGACCAAGCGGGATTGGACGCACGCGACGAAGTCAAAGGGACTTTCTCCACAGCGGGTCAATACCAGATCATTCTGGGTTCCGGAACAGTCAATGAAGTCTACAAAGAATTCATCAAAATGGCTGGCATCGACGCCATGAGCAAAGAGGAAGTCAAAACAGCCGGCTCGCAAAAATTGAACCCGATCCAACAAGGCGTCAAGATGCTTTCAGATATCTTCGTACCGATCATCCCGGCCATCGTAGCTTGTGGTTTGATGATGGGATTGAACAACGTATTCACGGCACCGGATTTGTTTGTTACCGGAAAATCGCTGATTGAAGCTTATCCGGCCATCGAAGGTTTTGCAGCGATGATCAACACTTTCTCCAACGCGGCATATGTCTTCCTTCCAGTCCTGATCGGTTTCAGCGCAACGCAGAAATTCGGCGGAAATCCATACTTGGGAGCTGTTTTGGGGATGTTGATGGTCCACCCGGATCTTGTCAATGCCTACGCCTATCCATCAGTTTTGGCTGCAGGCGAAGTGCCTTTCTGGAATATCTTCGGCTTCGAAATCGCGAAAGTCGGTTACCAAGGAACAGTACTGCCGATCTTATTCGCATCTTACATCTTGGCAAAAATCGAAACTTTCTTGCACAAACGCGTGCACACATCATTGGATAACCTGGTCACACCGCTGTTCGCTATAATCAGCACTGGCTTCCTGACTTTCACTTTGGTGGGACCTCTGACGCGCACGCTCGGCGACGTGATGACAAACAGCCTTGTATGGTTGTATGACACAACAGGTGCCATCGGCGGAGCCATCATCGGTTTCTTCTACGCTCCACTGGTCGTTACCGGTATGCACCACAGCTTCATCGCTGTCGAAACGCAATTGTTGGCTGATATCGCCAAAACAGGGGGTACGTTCATCTTCCCGATCGCCGCTATGTCAAACGTGGCTCAAGGAGCTGCCGCATTGGCGATGTTCTTCATTATCAAGGAACAAAAAGCGAAAAGCTTGGCTTCCGCTTCCGCCATCTCTGCTTACTTGGGAATCACTGAGCCTGCCATGTTCGGTATCAACTTGAAATACCGCTACCCGTTCTACGCAGCAATGATCGGTTCTGGTGTCAGCAGCGCGTTCATCTCCTTCTTCAAGGTTAAAGCGATCGCAATGGGCGCAGCCGGCCTGCCGGGCGTCATCTCGATCAAACAAGAAGACTTGTGGATCTACGTCTTGGGCATGCTGATTGCGACACTCACGACAGTATCCATGACCTATGTCTTAAGCAAACGCGACTGGACAAAAGACGAAGCGAAAAAAAGAAATGAAGAACAAGTTCCTTCAACTTTGAATAAGGAAACACTGTGA
- a CDS encoding LCP family protein: MQSNKRNKNGLKIFISILAILVIGVLGYVYSIYANVKDTMDTAYTPVEVETFRTTNTGTEADASETADEESGADVRVLTPSELLEAGEPVSILLLGVDTGDLGRTEQGRSDSMVVVTINPHTQKTTLLSIPRDTYTEIVGYGTSDKINHAYALGGTAMSINTVQQMLDIPIDFYVMVNMAGIQEIVDAVGGITVESPLAFNQNGYDFVQGTNQLDGEAALAFARMRYEDPAGDTGRQGRQRQVIEGVIRKLATPETLLNYQAVLETLSANMQTSFQLSDFYTLQNQDYLGAVGNIEQQQLGGTGDMMNDIYYNFVDEAELTRVRDLLQIELELE, encoded by the coding sequence ATGCAATCAAATAAACGGAATAAGAACGGTTTGAAAATATTCATCAGTATTCTGGCAATTCTGGTGATCGGTGTCCTCGGGTATGTCTACTCGATCTATGCAAATGTGAAAGACACGATGGACACAGCTTATACGCCTGTCGAAGTCGAGACCTTCCGGACAACGAACACCGGTACGGAAGCCGACGCTTCGGAAACGGCTGATGAAGAAAGCGGAGCCGATGTTCGAGTATTAACACCATCTGAACTCCTGGAAGCCGGCGAGCCGGTTTCAATCCTATTGCTGGGCGTAGACACCGGTGATTTGGGCCGCACGGAACAGGGCCGTTCCGACTCAATGGTGGTTGTCACCATCAATCCGCATACGCAAAAGACGACACTGTTGAGCATCCCACGCGATACGTACACCGAAATAGTCGGTTACGGCACTTCCGACAAAATCAATCACGCCTATGCACTCGGAGGCACCGCGATGTCGATCAATACAGTGCAGCAGATGCTGGATATCCCGATCGATTTCTACGTGATGGTCAACATGGCGGGGATCCAGGAAATCGTGGATGCGGTCGGCGGCATCACTGTCGAGAGCCCGCTTGCCTTCAACCAGAACGGCTACGATTTCGTCCAAGGCACGAACCAATTGGATGGCGAGGCAGCGTTGGCGTTCGCACGCATGCGCTACGAAGATCCGGCCGGCGATACCGGTCGCCAAGGCAGACAACGCCAAGTCATTGAAGGCGTCATCCGCAAATTGGCGACACCGGAAACCTTGCTGAACTACCAGGCGGTCTTAGAAACTCTTTCAGCCAACATGCAGACAAGCTTCCAACTGTCCGATTTCTACACGCTCCAAAATCAGGATTACCTCGGCGCGGTAGGCAACATCGAACAGCAGCAACTCGGCGGTACAGGCGATATGATGAACGACATCTACTACAATTTCGTGGATGAAGCCGAACTGACGCGCGTCCGCGACCTGCTGCAGATCGAATTGGAATTGGAATAG
- a CDS encoding PTS transporter subunit EIIC — MKNEQTIKDILDAVGGQDNVKNFEHCATRLRIILRDNSKVSKEKAEAVTGSKGYFFNTGQHQFIFGTGKVNEVYSEFKQYTKMDESADTAFKEDVYSNMTPVQRVVRTLADILIPLIPALVTTGLLMGLRGLLVELGVEFSPFMLSMFQMLTDTAFAFLPVLIAYSATRKFGGNPIIGIVVGLMMVSPNLPNAWAVAGGSAEAINVSFLGLNIPIVGYQGSIIPAIVAGYLISRIEKELRKVVPQIIDLIVTPFVTLTVTIFLMLFILGPITHTFEIAVSDFIVMLINAPLGIGYILFGALQQLLVITGLHHTLSIIELQLLADTGENVLNPLMTASMAGQLGAAISAALLMNVKLKRTNAISSSTSTLFGITEPLLFGVNLRSLRILVSGMLGGAVGGLLTYIFGLSATGMGITFIPGLLLYTSSFASMIQYLVVIVGAFVTGFIAVKVQSNKISEQLNLD; from the coding sequence ATGAAAAATGAACAAACCATCAAAGACATTCTTGACGCTGTGGGAGGCCAGGATAATGTCAAAAATTTTGAACACTGTGCTACAAGACTTCGAATTATCTTAAGAGATAACAGCAAGGTGAGCAAGGAAAAAGCGGAAGCTGTCACTGGAAGCAAAGGTTACTTCTTTAATACAGGACAACACCAGTTTATTTTCGGAACTGGAAAGGTAAATGAAGTCTATTCTGAATTTAAGCAATATACAAAGATGGATGAATCAGCGGATACAGCGTTTAAAGAAGACGTTTACTCCAACATGACTCCCGTTCAGAGAGTCGTTCGAACTTTGGCGGATATTCTAATTCCTCTAATTCCTGCACTGGTTACAACGGGACTATTAATGGGTTTAAGAGGACTTCTTGTGGAGCTGGGTGTAGAATTTAGTCCATTTATGTTGAGCATGTTCCAGATGCTGACAGATACCGCATTTGCTTTCCTACCAGTACTTATTGCCTATAGTGCCACTCGTAAATTTGGTGGAAATCCCATCATCGGTATCGTAGTTGGCCTTATGATGGTATCTCCTAATTTGCCTAATGCTTGGGCTGTAGCCGGTGGAAGCGCTGAAGCAATCAACGTTTCTTTCTTAGGACTTAATATTCCTATTGTAGGTTATCAAGGATCTATCATCCCCGCTATCGTAGCAGGGTATCTAATATCAAGAATTGAGAAAGAGCTACGAAAAGTTGTTCCTCAAATCATCGACCTGATTGTAACGCCGTTTGTAACATTAACAGTAACCATTTTTCTAATGCTCTTTATCTTAGGTCCTATCACTCATACATTCGAGATTGCAGTCAGTGACTTTATCGTCATGCTGATCAATGCACCTTTAGGTATTGGATATATCCTTTTTGGCGCACTTCAACAACTCTTGGTTATTACAGGCCTTCATCACACTTTATCAATCATTGAGCTTCAGTTACTTGCCGATACGGGTGAAAATGTGCTGAATCCACTTATGACAGCCAGTATGGCTGGACAATTAGGGGCAGCAATCAGTGCAGCTTTACTAATGAATGTTAAACTAAAGAGAACTAACGCTATTTCTTCTTCCACATCTACCTTATTTGGAATTACAGAACCTCTTCTCTTCGGTGTGAATCTGAGAAGTTTGAGAATACTGGTTTCCGGCATGTTGGGAGGAGCTGTGGGTGGTCTGCTTACGTATATCTTTGGCCTATCTGCTACAGGTATGGGAATCACCTTTATTCCTGGACTGTTGCTTTACACCAGTAGTTTCGCATCTATGATCCAGTACCTAGTTGTCATTGTAGGAGCATTTGTGACAGGGTTCATTGCTGTGAAAGTACAGTCGAATAAAATTTCAGAGCAGCTTAATTTAGATTAA
- a CDS encoding leucine-rich repeat domain-containing protein, which translates to MKNRTMLVTLFSLIFLASCSDTMESGLDSAKSSQESTSQANSKPETDAETAKENRPLTFADEAIEDYVRKLIGKEEGDLTASDIESVDALYLGNKDINSISGIEHFTNLRILHLNDTQINDISALAGLTQLEYLDISRTQIQDLTALTDLAKLKTLYLNNNQLEDITALAGLKKLEVLYLNDTQVVDIRPLADLTGLQSLKLRNTEVEDVGVVADLTQLRYLSLGNTKVKDLTALSGLTQLTILELDNTLIRDTVALADLTQLMELNMSGTEIADVSALAGLGNLLTLDLSGTEISDISPLAGLTKLTRLDLNATKIEDIGSLAGMTGLTHLEISGAQVSDVAALANMTGLVYLDLAQNRISTIDSLASLTKIRHLNLSGNQISDITALADLADLWYLDLKGNPISDIAPLSSLAKLGKLHISKADINAEQQTMLQSVLPDCDISWYE; encoded by the coding sequence ATGAAAAATAGAACGATGCTGGTGACCCTATTCAGCTTGATTTTTTTGGCGAGCTGCTCCGACACAATGGAATCGGGCCTGGATTCAGCAAAAAGCAGCCAAGAGAGCACGTCTCAAGCCAACAGCAAACCGGAAACAGACGCAGAAACCGCAAAAGAAAATCGGCCGCTGACTTTCGCGGATGAAGCGATTGAAGATTATGTGCGTAAATTGATCGGCAAAGAAGAGGGCGACCTGACTGCGAGCGATATCGAGTCGGTCGATGCGCTCTATCTGGGCAATAAAGATATCAACAGCATCAGCGGAATCGAACATTTTACGAACCTGCGGATACTGCATCTGAATGATACGCAAATTAATGACATCAGCGCGCTGGCCGGTTTGACGCAGCTGGAATATCTCGACATCAGCCGCACCCAAATCCAGGATCTCACAGCTTTAACGGATTTGGCGAAACTCAAAACCCTTTACCTCAACAACAACCAATTGGAGGACATCACAGCATTAGCCGGATTGAAGAAGCTTGAGGTGCTCTATCTGAATGACACACAAGTCGTTGATATCCGCCCGTTAGCCGACTTGACCGGCCTGCAGTCTCTGAAGCTGCGTAACACCGAAGTTGAAGATGTCGGAGTTGTAGCAGATTTGACCCAGTTACGCTATCTGAGCCTAGGGAACACCAAAGTCAAAGATCTCACGGCGCTATCGGGCTTGACGCAGCTGACTATCCTGGAACTGGACAATACACTCATCCGTGACACCGTAGCCTTAGCGGATTTGACGCAGTTGATGGAGTTGAACATGAGTGGGACTGAAATAGCCGATGTCAGCGCCTTGGCGGGTCTCGGCAATCTGCTGACGTTGGACCTTAGTGGCACAGAAATAAGCGACATTTCGCCACTGGCAGGACTGACGAAGCTGACGCGCTTGGATTTGAACGCCACAAAAATCGAGGACATCGGCAGTTTGGCGGGAATGACCGGGCTGACACATCTCGAAATCAGCGGAGCGCAAGTGAGCGACGTCGCTGCCTTGGCAAATATGACGGGATTGGTCTACCTAGACCTGGCCCAGAATAGAATCAGCACCATCGACAGCTTGGCCAGTCTCACCAAAATACGGCACTTGAATCTGTCTGGAAATCAGATAAGCGATATCACAGCATTAGCGGATTTGGCGGATCTGTGGTACCTCGATTTGAAGGGAAATCCAATCAGTGATATCGCACCTTTGTCGAGTTTGGCTAAGTTGGGGAAACTGCATATCAGCAAGGCGGACATCAATGCTGAACAACAAACAATGCTGCAGAGTGTTCTGCCGGACTGCGATATCAGTTGGTACGAATAA
- a CDS encoding PTS transporter subunit EIIC: MKERVMDTMQKFSKAMFIPVLILPIAGILIAIGNLFTNARLLEVLPFLDNPVTTGFGTILSGSLVSILVNLGVIFCVGLAVGLANKKKSEAGFIALLGYLVFINAMNRFMGLQGMLVEGNLQGTGQTMVLGVQVLDMGVFLGIFLGVVTAIVHNRYANKEFNNAFQIYGGTRFVFIVLIPVLVSLGILFTYIWPFFQGGISSLGNLINQSGNFGIFLYGSLERLLIPTGLHHLVYTPFLYTELGGVAEVGGKIFEGARNIYFAEIANPDGGLLAPSVIWDARGISKMFGLIGACLAMYHTAKPENKAKARAILIPAAATSLIAGVTEPIEFSFMFVAPLLFVVHAGLSGLSMVLLNVLNVRAIGPNGLIDFLLYNVPLGTERTAWPMYIVVGLFFFIVYYFLFRFLITMFNYKTIGREELGLETRLYSKKDFQEKNAKAGAPANELGVAHTIVAALGGEANIETVTNCYSRLRLTLTDPEKVNEGILKNETGASGIIKKGQNVQVVYGLQVNSIRRAVDTVLNREIVEE; encoded by the coding sequence ATGAAAGAGAGAGTCATGGATACGATGCAGAAATTTTCCAAAGCGATGTTTATTCCCGTTTTAATTTTACCGATAGCCGGTATCTTGATTGCCATAGGAAATTTATTTACCAATGCACGCCTGTTGGAAGTTTTACCCTTTTTAGATAATCCTGTCACAACTGGATTCGGAACGATATTATCCGGATCACTTGTTTCCATTTTAGTGAACCTAGGTGTCATCTTCTGTGTCGGACTGGCCGTTGGATTGGCCAACAAAAAAAAATCAGAGGCCGGATTCATTGCCTTGCTCGGCTACCTTGTCTTCATAAATGCCATGAACCGTTTCATGGGCCTGCAAGGTATGCTGGTGGAAGGCAACTTACAAGGGACCGGACAGACGATGGTCTTAGGTGTCCAAGTCTTGGACATGGGTGTTTTTCTGGGCATCTTCCTAGGAGTGGTTACCGCGATTGTTCATAATCGCTATGCCAACAAAGAATTCAACAATGCTTTCCAAATTTATGGCGGAACGCGGTTTGTATTCATCGTGTTGATTCCTGTCCTTGTGTCCTTGGGCATTTTGTTCACTTACATCTGGCCGTTCTTCCAAGGGGGCATCAGCAGTTTAGGAAACTTGATCAATCAAAGCGGTAACTTCGGTATCTTCCTATATGGTTCGTTGGAACGTTTGCTTATCCCGACCGGACTGCATCACTTAGTGTATACACCGTTCTTATACACGGAACTGGGCGGCGTCGCTGAGGTCGGAGGCAAAATTTTTGAAGGGGCACGGAACATCTACTTTGCTGAAATTGCAAATCCGGATGGCGGATTATTGGCACCGAGTGTCATCTGGGATGCACGCGGTATCTCTAAAATGTTCGGTCTGATTGGTGCTTGCCTAGCGATGTACCATACAGCCAAACCGGAAAATAAAGCGAAAGCGCGTGCCATTCTGATTCCTGCAGCGGCGACTTCTTTGATTGCTGGAGTAACAGAACCAATCGAATTTTCTTTTATGTTTGTCGCTCCCTTATTATTTGTTGTCCATGCTGGTTTAAGTGGGTTGAGCATGGTCTTGCTGAATGTTCTGAACGTGCGGGCAATCGGGCCAAACGGATTAATAGATTTCTTGTTATATAATGTGCCGCTGGGAACAGAACGAACAGCGTGGCCCATGTATATTGTGGTCGGCTTATTCTTCTTTATAGTGTATTACTTCCTGTTCCGCTTCTTGATCACGATGTTTAATTACAAAACAATCGGTAGAGAAGAGTTGGGATTAGAAACACGTTTGTATTCGAAAAAGGATTTTCAAGAGAAGAACGCCAAAGCAGGAGCACCCGCAAATGAGTTGGGAGTGGCACATACGATCGTTGCTGCTCTCGGTGGCGAAGCGAATATCGAGACGGTCACGAACTGCTACTCGCGCTTACGACTTACTTTAACCGATCCTGAAAAAGTGAACGAGGGGATCTTAAAGAATGAGACCGGGGCCAGTGGCATCATCAAGAAAGGCCAAAATGTTCAAGTCGTATATGGTTTGCAGGTGAACAGTATTCGTAGAGCCGTTGATACAGTATTAAATAGAGAAATTGTAGAAGAATAA
- a CDS encoding cysteine synthase family protein — MTINEKMSEKFDGLAALIGHTPMLEISLLYKGEPRIVYAKTEYYNYSGSIKDRVACHILRQAYETGAIAEGMPIAEATSGNTGIAFAAIGAYLGNPVTIFMPDWMSKERINLIESFGATIRLVSKAEGGFTGSIALADRMGETEGTFLPHQFSNPENCAAHYATTGKEILAQLAALGKRPQGFVAGVGTGGTLMGVKDILQESYPDCLAFPLDPASSPTMATCGKVVGPHRIFGIGDEFVPAIVKLDQLDNILLIDDCDAINMSRKLARVLGLGVGISSGANFLGVLKAQDLLGNKDAVVATVFADDNKKYLSTDLMYEQTVSAGHLACDVELISMRAIR; from the coding sequence ATGACGATAAATGAAAAAATGTCCGAAAAATTTGATGGTTTGGCGGCTTTGATCGGCCACACCCCAATGCTGGAAATTTCCTTGCTTTACAAAGGCGAACCGCGGATCGTATACGCGAAGACGGAATACTACAATTACTCCGGCAGCATCAAAGACCGCGTCGCCTGCCACATTCTCCGCCAGGCGTACGAAACAGGCGCCATAGCTGAAGGCATGCCGATTGCGGAGGCGACCAGCGGCAACACAGGCATCGCTTTTGCTGCGATTGGGGCCTACCTGGGCAATCCGGTCACGATATTCATGCCCGACTGGATGAGCAAGGAGCGGATCAACCTGATCGAAAGTTTCGGCGCAACGATTCGGCTCGTTTCCAAAGCGGAAGGCGGCTTCACCGGCTCGATCGCCCTCGCCGACCGGATGGGCGAAACCGAAGGCACATTCCTTCCCCATCAATTCTCCAACCCTGAAAATTGCGCTGCCCACTATGCAACGACCGGGAAAGAGATTCTGGCCCAACTGGCGGCTTTGGGCAAAAGACCGCAAGGCTTCGTCGCCGGCGTCGGTACCGGCGGAACGCTGATGGGCGTCAAAGATATTCTGCAGGAAAGCTACCCGGATTGCCTGGCCTTCCCGCTCGATCCGGCCTCTTCCCCGACGATGGCGACTTGCGGAAAAGTCGTCGGCCCGCACCGAATTTTCGGCATCGGCGACGAGTTCGTGCCGGCCATCGTCAAACTGGATCAACTGGACAACATCCTATTGATCGATGACTGCGATGCCATCAACATGTCCCGCAAACTCGCGCGCGTGCTCGGCTTAGGCGTTGGCATCTCATCGGGCGCCAACTTCTTGGGCGTCCTGAAAGCGCAGGACCTGCTGGGTAATAAGGATGCCGTTGTCGCGACCGTTTTTGCCGACGACAACAAGAAATACCTCTCCACCGATCTGATGTACGAGCAAACCGTTTCTGCGGGTCATTTGGCCTGCGACGTCGAGCTGATTAGTATGCGGGCTATCCGATAA
- a CDS encoding sucrose-6-phosphate hydrolase, which produces MKEWTREERYKKLSDYSDDYMEELAKRVAQSPFRQHYHIQPNTGLLNDPNGFTYFDGKWHLFYQWFPMGAVHGLKHWFHLTSTDLVQWNEEGVALFPDAPYDSHGVYSGSGFVKDGQLHIMYTGNVRTEEWERVPNQIVARLEADGSFTKFLPPAIAGNPDGYTDHVRDPKVWEQHGIYYAVIGAQRTDETGTILMYRSKDALEWELMGEVDTGLPEFGFMWECPDLFEIDGKTVLLFSPQGLEPEGDRYHNIFQTGYVIADDFRMEELKLEHDGFQELDAGFDFYATQTAESPDGRRILTAWMGLPDVAYPTDSEDWAHCLTLPRELSIKDGKLIQQPVRELVALRKEKTVSDAGLLFGEKTIDRAGANCYELQLDLAFPASADHAPVTLDLCEDTANDKRFRITLDPSTKKITIDRSRCGIPFAEDFGTTRTLTVEQMNAVKLQIFVDTSSIEIFVNDGEGTFTSRVFPKAGETGLSLTAGSTIDYSLEIWELA; this is translated from the coding sequence ATGAAAGAATGGACGCGCGAGGAGCGCTATAAAAAACTCTCGGATTATTCCGACGACTATATGGAAGAATTGGCGAAAAGGGTGGCGCAGTCGCCCTTCCGCCAGCACTACCACATCCAACCGAACACAGGCCTTTTGAACGATCCGAACGGCTTCACCTATTTCGACGGCAAATGGCATCTCTTCTATCAATGGTTTCCGATGGGCGCAGTCCACGGCCTGAAACACTGGTTCCATCTGACTTCGACGGACCTCGTGCAATGGAATGAAGAGGGCGTCGCGCTGTTTCCTGACGCCCCGTACGACAGCCACGGCGTCTATTCTGGCAGCGGCTTCGTCAAGGACGGCCAGCTGCACATCATGTACACCGGCAATGTCCGCACGGAAGAATGGGAAAGGGTGCCGAACCAAATCGTTGCCCGCCTGGAAGCGGACGGCAGCTTCACGAAGTTTCTGCCGCCTGCTATCGCCGGCAATCCGGATGGCTACACCGACCATGTCCGCGATCCTAAAGTCTGGGAGCAGCATGGTATCTATTACGCCGTCATTGGTGCCCAACGCACCGACGAAACCGGAACAATCCTGATGTACCGTTCCAAGGATGCCTTGGAATGGGAATTGATGGGTGAAGTTGATACTGGCTTGCCGGAATTTGGTTTCATGTGGGAATGCCCAGACCTGTTCGAAATCGACGGCAAAACGGTGCTGCTGTTTTCGCCGCAAGGACTGGAGCCGGAAGGTGACCGTTACCACAACATATTCCAGACCGGCTATGTCATCGCTGATGATTTCCGGATGGAGGAGCTGAAATTGGAGCATGATGGTTTCCAGGAACTGGATGCCGGATTCGATTTCTATGCCACGCAGACCGCCGAAAGCCCGGATGGCCGCCGCATCTTGACGGCTTGGATGGGATTACCGGATGTCGCGTATCCGACCGACAGCGAAGACTGGGCACACTGCCTGACCTTGCCGCGCGAGTTGTCCATCAAGGATGGCAAACTGATCCAACAACCGGTCCGCGAATTGGTGGCCTTGCGCAAAGAGAAAACTGTTTCCGACGCGGGCTTGTTATTTGGCGAAAAGACAATTGACCGTGCCGGTGCAAACTGCTATGAGCTCCAGCTGGATCTGGCTTTCCCGGCTTCAGCTGACCATGCGCCGGTAACGTTGGATCTTTGCGAAGATACGGCCAACGACAAACGTTTTCGCATCACCTTGGATCCATCAACCAAGAAAATCACGATCGACCGCAGCCGCTGTGGCATACCGTTCGCAGAAGACTTCGGCACGACCCGGACGCTGACAGTCGAACAGATGAATGCAGTGAAACTGCAGATTTTCGTCGACACTAGCTCGATTGAAATCTTCGTCAACGACGGCGAAGGCACCTTCACCTCCCGCGTGTTCCCGAAAGCGGGAGAAACCGGTCTGTCGCTCACGGCAGGCAGCACAATCGATTACAGCCTCGAAATTTGGGAATTGGCCTGA